One region of Terriglobales bacterium genomic DNA includes:
- the cysS gene encoding cysteine--tRNA ligase: MALRLYNTLSGTVEEFAPAADNTVRMYACGPTVYDYGHIGNFRTFVAIDVLRRGLRQSGFELRHVMNITDVDDKIIRNAAREGKSIRDYTGRYEKAFLEDMDTLSIEPPEKLVRATEHLAEMSEFIAALTKRGYAYRTDDGSYYFRIAKFPAYGRLSRKDFSGIENGARVDVDEYEKDNARDFALWKSPKPGEAFWEMPIGAGRPGWHIECSTMAMKYLGESFDLHAGGEDLIFPHHENEIAQSESLSGKTFARFWFHVRFLLVEGEKMSKSLGNFYTLRDLLLLGHKPSSIRYLLASLPYRTQLNFTFDGLKQAAQSVERLRNFKLRLETAQLAPGSNPQIAELAAATTLAMRAALEDDLNTAQFLAAVFEMVRQANAAADRGELKKDDVAPLLGVLKRFDEIFNVMQDHDAEKVRRAVEWAKSEGREDKITGAAAQVARSAGISDAEVERMVAEHVAARKARNFAQSDALRNQLADAGVVLENTKDGVRWRRK; the protein is encoded by the coding sequence ATGGCGTTGCGCCTGTACAACACGCTCAGCGGCACGGTCGAAGAGTTCGCGCCGGCCGCCGACAACACGGTCCGCATGTACGCCTGCGGGCCCACGGTGTACGACTACGGCCACATCGGGAACTTCCGCACGTTCGTTGCGATTGATGTGCTGCGCCGCGGCCTGCGGCAGTCGGGCTTCGAGCTGCGCCACGTGATGAACATTACCGACGTGGACGACAAGATCATCCGAAACGCCGCCCGCGAAGGTAAAAGCATCCGCGATTACACCGGGCGCTACGAGAAGGCGTTCCTGGAGGACATGGACACGCTCTCCATCGAGCCTCCGGAGAAGCTGGTGCGCGCCACCGAACATCTGGCGGAGATGAGTGAGTTCATCGCCGCGCTGACGAAACGCGGCTACGCGTATCGCACGGACGACGGTTCGTACTACTTCCGCATCGCGAAGTTTCCAGCGTATGGCCGCCTCTCCCGCAAGGATTTTTCCGGAATAGAAAACGGCGCGCGCGTTGATGTGGACGAGTACGAGAAAGACAACGCGCGCGACTTCGCGCTCTGGAAATCGCCCAAGCCGGGCGAAGCCTTCTGGGAGATGCCCATCGGGGCGGGGCGGCCGGGCTGGCACATCGAGTGCTCGACCATGGCCATGAAGTACCTGGGCGAGAGCTTCGACCTGCACGCGGGCGGGGAAGACCTTATCTTCCCGCATCACGAGAACGAAATCGCGCAGTCGGAGTCACTCAGCGGGAAAACGTTCGCGCGCTTCTGGTTCCACGTGCGGTTTTTGCTGGTGGAAGGCGAGAAGATGTCGAAGAGCCTCGGCAACTTCTATACGCTGCGCGATTTGCTGCTGCTCGGACACAAGCCGTCGTCCATCCGCTATCTGCTGGCGTCGCTGCCGTACCGCACTCAGCTCAACTTCACCTTCGACGGGCTGAAGCAGGCGGCGCAGTCGGTAGAGCGCCTGCGCAACTTCAAGCTGCGGCTGGAGACGGCGCAGCTTGCTCCGGGAAGCAATCCGCAAATCGCGGAGCTTGCAGCGGCAACGACGTTGGCGATGCGCGCGGCGCTCGAAGACGACCTGAACACGGCGCAGTTCCTTGCCGCCGTCTTCGAAATGGTGCGCCAGGCGAACGCCGCTGCCGATCGCGGCGAGCTGAAGAAAGACGATGTGGCGCCGTTGCTCGGCGTGCTGAAGCGCTTCGACGAGATCTTTAACGTCATGCAGGACCACGATGCCGAAAAAGTCCGCCGCGCCGTGGAATGGGCCAAGTCCGAGGGCAGGGAAGACAAGATCACCGGCGCGGCGGCGCAGGTCGCGCGTTCGGCCGGCATCAGCGACGCGGAGGTCGAGCGCATGGTTGCCGAGCACGTCGCCGCGCGCAAGGCGCGCAACTTCGCACAGAGCGATGCGCTCCGCAATCAGCTCGCCGACGCGGGAGTCGTGCTGGAGAACACGAAGGACGGGGTGCGGTGGAGGAGGAAATGA
- a CDS encoding CDP-alcohol phosphatidyltransferase family protein, which translates to MIRKFLRQFFTVPNQFTLLRLAFVPFAAGAILDQHYGKALIIFILAALSDLLDGLLARLLHQRTVLGQYLDPIADKLLLSTLFIVLSAVHKIPWRVTVWVFTRDVFIVIIAGVLFATVGFRDFRPTLFGKVNTGVQIATLLVVLLYDVYPQPWLFYTRRVGLWSTIALAILSGMHYAWMIGTRVRERQSAAAGD; encoded by the coding sequence GTGATCCGCAAATTTCTGCGGCAGTTCTTCACCGTGCCGAACCAGTTCACGCTGCTGCGGCTCGCCTTCGTGCCCTTCGCCGCCGGAGCGATCCTGGACCAGCACTACGGCAAGGCGCTCATCATCTTCATCCTGGCGGCGCTGAGCGACCTGCTCGACGGGCTGCTGGCGCGCCTCCTTCACCAGCGAACGGTGCTCGGGCAGTATCTGGACCCAATTGCCGACAAGCTGCTGCTTTCCACGCTGTTCATCGTGCTATCGGCCGTTCACAAGATTCCCTGGCGGGTGACGGTGTGGGTGTTCACTCGCGATGTTTTCATCGTGATCATCGCCGGCGTTCTGTTCGCCACCGTAGGCTTTCGCGACTTCCGGCCGACCCTGTTTGGGAAGGTGAACACGGGCGTGCAGATCGCCACGCTGCTGGTCGTGCTGCTCTACGACGTGTATCCGCAACCGTGGCTCTTCTACACGCGCCGCGTCGGGCTGTGGAGCACAATCGCGCTCGCCATTCTTTCGGGAATGCATTACGCGTGGATGATCGGAACGCGGGTGCGCGAGCGGCAGAGCGCGGCGGCCGGCGATTGA
- a CDS encoding tetratricopeptide repeat protein, giving the protein MLLILSASLPAQEQPAAGESSAEEHLAAAREFRQKIEWQKALVEYQEAVRLAPESAEAHAGLGWALSWKGDIDAAMGEEREALRLDPNLADAHYGLAWCLNQKEDHDAAIREYQEALRLKPDMVKAHYNLGIAYAEKKDFDNAIASCREAIRLKPSDADAHGALAWVLSAKGDTANSEREYREAIRLKPDDLDNRFNLAILLDNNGQPDAALREYREAVRIKPESGEAHAHLADALRERGETKVAMSEYQRAIELDPSDSGSHINLGSILFQQKDIEGSIREFREALRLKPGDPDAHLDLGLALEKRGAAGDQDASVAEFREAIRLKPNLAKAHYNLGQALERARDFDGALEEYKLAVQSDPKVSVYQMHYSRLEGERDLHRLLPGNWSHPMLVAFTMSCALVPSFLLLGYFRARDLYPEPARVLWATFALGIAIIPPVLFIDGMLEPLVRLFKTPIGYGFADGLFNAAIPEELMKFVVVVFYCSRHKEFDEPMDGIVYGAVASLGFATFENLSYVADRGFWNAVWRAVTAVPGHAFDGAIMGYFVGQWRFSSPRRAGLLWKGYIIPVLMHWIYDAPLLASMAAGKLTGAERAAALKSIGPLTFIPVLVLAGQAVWTVKLVNRLRREQVQITKDSAAAAAASLGAADLVAIVKAPDKPPSAGLGWAMSFAGGTVALFGSFVSLAIVITFIQRHAAGDEAFGNVFGASVIGAIPLLIGFTLFVLGVKRVHANRRLKSAQVAAAASAAAAAASAS; this is encoded by the coding sequence TTGTTGCTCATCCTGTCGGCGTCACTGCCGGCGCAGGAGCAGCCCGCAGCGGGCGAGTCCAGCGCCGAAGAGCACCTGGCCGCCGCCCGGGAGTTCCGCCAGAAGATCGAGTGGCAAAAGGCGCTGGTCGAATACCAGGAGGCGGTGCGTCTCGCGCCTGAGTCGGCGGAAGCGCACGCCGGCCTCGGCTGGGCGCTCTCCTGGAAGGGCGACATTGACGCCGCCATGGGCGAGGAGCGCGAGGCGCTGCGGCTGGATCCGAACCTTGCCGACGCCCACTACGGCCTGGCCTGGTGCCTGAACCAGAAGGAAGACCACGACGCCGCCATTCGCGAATACCAGGAAGCGCTTCGCCTGAAGCCCGACATGGTGAAGGCGCACTACAACCTGGGCATTGCCTACGCCGAGAAGAAGGATTTCGACAACGCGATCGCCTCCTGCCGAGAAGCCATTCGGCTCAAGCCCTCCGACGCCGACGCCCACGGCGCGCTGGCGTGGGTGCTGAGCGCGAAGGGAGATACGGCAAATTCGGAGCGCGAATATCGCGAGGCGATCCGCCTGAAGCCTGACGACCTCGACAACCGCTTCAACCTGGCAATCCTGCTCGACAACAACGGACAGCCCGACGCCGCCCTGCGTGAGTACCGCGAAGCCGTGCGCATCAAGCCGGAGAGCGGCGAAGCGCATGCGCACCTGGCCGACGCGCTGAGGGAGCGCGGCGAGACCAAGGTCGCGATGAGCGAGTATCAGCGGGCGATCGAACTCGATCCCTCCGACTCCGGCAGTCACATCAACCTCGGCTCAATTCTGTTTCAGCAGAAGGACATCGAGGGCTCCATCCGCGAGTTCCGCGAAGCACTGCGCCTCAAGCCCGGCGATCCCGACGCCCATCTCGATCTGGGATTGGCACTGGAGAAGCGCGGCGCCGCCGGAGACCAGGATGCTTCCGTGGCGGAATTTCGCGAGGCGATTCGACTGAAGCCCAATCTCGCCAAGGCGCACTACAACCTGGGACAGGCGCTGGAGCGGGCGCGCGACTTTGACGGCGCGCTGGAGGAATACAAGCTGGCGGTGCAGTCAGATCCCAAGGTATCGGTCTACCAGATGCACTACAGCCGGCTGGAAGGCGAGCGCGACCTGCATCGGCTGCTGCCGGGGAACTGGTCGCATCCCATGCTGGTCGCCTTCACCATGAGCTGCGCGCTGGTGCCTTCGTTTCTGCTGCTGGGCTATTTCCGCGCGCGCGACCTGTATCCCGAGCCGGCGCGCGTGCTGTGGGCCACGTTTGCGCTGGGCATCGCCATCATCCCGCCGGTGTTGTTCATTGACGGGATGCTGGAGCCGCTGGTGCGCCTGTTCAAGACACCGATCGGGTACGGCTTCGCGGACGGTCTGTTCAACGCGGCGATTCCGGAAGAGCTGATGAAGTTCGTGGTGGTGGTGTTCTATTGCTCGCGCCACAAGGAATTCGACGAACCGATGGACGGCATCGTGTACGGTGCGGTGGCGTCGCTCGGTTTCGCGACCTTCGAGAACTTGTCCTACGTTGCCGACCGCGGCTTCTGGAACGCCGTTTGGCGCGCCGTTACCGCGGTGCCGGGCCATGCGTTCGACGGCGCGATCATGGGGTACTTCGTCGGACAGTGGCGTTTCTCCAGCCCGCGGCGCGCTGGTTTGTTGTGGAAGGGATACATCATTCCCGTGCTGATGCACTGGATCTACGATGCGCCGCTGCTGGCCTCGATGGCGGCAGGCAAACTGACGGGGGCCGAGCGCGCGGCCGCGCTCAAGAGCATCGGCCCGCTGACGTTTATTCCTGTGCTGGTGCTGGCTGGCCAGGCGGTGTGGACGGTGAAGCTGGTGAACCGCCTGCGCCGCGAGCAGGTGCAAATCACCAAGGACTCCGCCGCTGCGGCAGCCGCGTCCCTCGGCGCGGCCGACCTGGTGGCCATCGTGAAGGCGCCCGACAAGCCTCCGAGCGCCGGCCTGGGATGGGCGATGAGCTTCGCCGGCGGCACCGTCGCGCTGTTCGGCTCGTTTGTTTCGCTGGCGATTGTGATCACGTTCATCCAGCGGCATGCGGCGGGCGATGAAGCCTTCGGCAATGTGTTTGGCGCATCGGTGATCGGCGCCATCCCGCTGCTGATCGGGTTCACGCTGTTCGTGCTCGGCGTCAAGCGCGTCCACGCCAACCGGCGGCTGAAATCGGCGCAGGTTGCGGCAGCGGCATCGGCCGCCGCAGCGGCGGCGAGCGCATCGTGA
- a CDS encoding zinc ribbon domain-containing protein, producing MPTYEYVCLACHKTFSQVLTLAEAEKRKIVCPGCHSTKVEQRPAAFYAVTSRKSAA from the coding sequence ATGCCTACCTATGAATATGTGTGTCTCGCCTGCCACAAGACGTTTTCTCAGGTCCTGACCCTGGCCGAGGCCGAGAAGCGGAAGATTGTTTGCCCTGGTTGTCACAGCACCAAGGTTGAGCAGCGTCCGGCAGCTTTTTATGCCGTCACGTCGAGAAAAAGCGCTGCCTAA
- a CDS encoding helix-turn-helix domain-containing protein produces MVPARPEWARRVADLRLSLGITRAQFAHLMAVSYPTIWRWESGEDEPTRENWRRLAELAHDRGSDRDYFDLRAGSAPLTSAGAIGGVRAGVAPANPEADVEALRVVTVLRQAVSIAQIRSIDERDVAFRMRVPASMCPNEGSVFGIPVPDGSMAPSLTSGQIAIVDATAVKARELVGRTVVAIAADGRVLIRSLRRASGALLLLATQPAFDVVAVAEPSRWRFFPVLWSLSPPSSR; encoded by the coding sequence ATGGTCCCGGCGCGTCCGGAATGGGCCCGCCGGGTGGCGGACCTGCGGCTGTCGCTGGGCATTACGCGGGCGCAATTCGCACACCTGATGGCCGTTTCCTACCCCACGATCTGGCGCTGGGAGAGCGGTGAGGACGAGCCTACGCGAGAGAACTGGCGCCGGCTGGCGGAGTTAGCGCACGATCGTGGCAGCGATCGCGATTACTTCGATCTGCGCGCCGGCAGCGCACCGCTGACATCGGCAGGTGCAATCGGGGGTGTTCGGGCGGGCGTAGCGCCGGCCAATCCGGAGGCTGACGTCGAGGCGCTGCGGGTTGTCACCGTCTTGCGGCAGGCGGTCTCGATTGCGCAAATCCGTTCGATCGACGAGCGAGATGTCGCGTTTCGCATGCGCGTTCCCGCCAGCATGTGTCCAAATGAAGGAAGCGTGTTTGGCATTCCGGTTCCTGACGGCTCGATGGCGCCCAGTCTGACCTCGGGGCAGATAGCGATTGTTGACGCTACCGCTGTTAAAGCGCGCGAGCTGGTCGGACGGACGGTGGTAGCGATAGCCGCTGACGGGCGCGTGCTCATTCGTTCGCTGCGCAGGGCCTCTGGCGCCTTGCTGCTCCTGGCGACCCAACCCGCGTTCGACGTGGTCGCCGTGGCTGAGCCGTCACGCTGGCGTTTTTTCCCTGTTCTGTGGTCGCTGTCTCCTCCGTCGAGCCGCTAA
- a CDS encoding prolyl oligopeptidase family serine peptidase — protein MFKRAQTFSASLILATLVWAQGAPPASAPVFKPGDNLVTQGIPPVPMSVVQQADRYTETRGASLFDWEPTKREMLIGTRFGDTVQVHWVKMPGGARKQMTFFPDRVAGAAFQPRSGKYFVIHKDVGGGEWFQYYRYDVGSGDITLLTDGKSRNLAAVFSHAGDRMAYTSTRRTGQDTDLWVIDPRDPKSDRMLLQLQGGGWGPTKWSPDDTKILLTEFISANESKLWLVDVAAATKTLLLDGSAGKEKVFYGPATFSHDAKGIYLTTDKDSEFHRLAYCDLASKQLTYLTTSIPWDIEEYDLSEDGRTIAFAANQNGTSVLHFLDTATRKEKPAPKLPAGVISGLKWHPNNRDVGFALSWAQAPADVYSVDVQTGVLSRWTESETGGLNAGNFAVPELITWKSFDGLSMSGYLYKPPAKFGGKRPVIVNIHGGPEGQSRPSFIGLNNYYLNELGVAIVYPNVRGSTGYGKTFLAKDNGTLREDTYKDIGALLDWIKQQPGLDPDKVMITGGSYGGHMTYAVAYYYSDRICCSLPVVGITSLVTLLEHTEAYRRDLRRVEYGDERDPKMREYLTRIAPMSNAQKIQKPLFAVVGKNDPRVPYSESVQILDKIRANGVPVWFLLANDEGHGYAKKKNRDFQFYATIMFVRRFLLGEQAAD, from the coding sequence ATGTTCAAGCGCGCGCAAACCTTCAGTGCAAGTCTCATTCTCGCAACTCTGGTTTGGGCCCAGGGCGCGCCGCCGGCTTCCGCGCCTGTCTTCAAGCCGGGCGACAACCTGGTGACGCAGGGGATTCCGCCGGTGCCGATGTCGGTGGTGCAGCAGGCGGACCGCTACACCGAGACGCGGGGCGCTTCGCTGTTCGATTGGGAGCCGACCAAGCGCGAAATGTTGATCGGCACGCGCTTCGGCGACACCGTGCAGGTGCACTGGGTGAAGATGCCGGGCGGCGCGCGCAAGCAGATGACCTTCTTCCCCGACCGCGTGGCGGGTGCGGCTTTCCAGCCCAGGAGCGGCAAGTATTTCGTGATCCACAAAGACGTGGGCGGGGGCGAGTGGTTCCAGTACTACCGCTACGACGTCGGCTCGGGCGACATCACCCTGCTGACCGACGGCAAGTCGCGCAACCTGGCGGCGGTGTTCTCCCACGCCGGTGATCGGATGGCGTATACCTCAACGCGCCGAACCGGGCAGGACACCGATCTGTGGGTCATCGATCCGCGCGATCCCAAGTCGGACCGCATGCTGCTTCAGTTGCAGGGCGGCGGATGGGGCCCGACGAAGTGGTCGCCGGACGATACCAAGATTCTGCTGACCGAATTCATCTCGGCCAACGAGAGCAAGCTCTGGCTGGTGGACGTGGCGGCGGCGACCAAGACGCTGCTGCTCGACGGCAGCGCGGGGAAGGAAAAAGTCTTCTACGGTCCCGCCACGTTCAGCCACGACGCCAAGGGCATCTATCTGACCACCGACAAGGATTCCGAGTTCCACCGTCTGGCCTACTGCGATCTCGCCAGCAAACAGCTTACCTATCTGACGACGTCCATTCCGTGGGACATCGAAGAATACGACCTGAGCGAGGATGGGCGCACGATCGCCTTCGCCGCCAATCAGAACGGCACCAGCGTGCTGCACTTTCTTGATACCGCCACGCGGAAGGAAAAGCCGGCGCCCAAACTTCCGGCGGGCGTGATCAGCGGGCTGAAGTGGCATCCCAATAACCGCGACGTGGGCTTCGCACTCAGCTGGGCGCAGGCGCCGGCCGACGTCTATTCGGTGGACGTGCAGACCGGCGTCCTGTCGCGCTGGACGGAGAGCGAAACCGGCGGGCTCAACGCCGGGAACTTCGCCGTCCCTGAGCTGATCACCTGGAAGAGCTTCGACGGGCTGTCGATGTCGGGCTATCTCTACAAGCCGCCGGCGAAGTTCGGCGGCAAGCGCCCGGTGATCGTGAACATCCACGGAGGGCCGGAGGGGCAGTCGCGGCCAAGCTTCATCGGGCTGAACAACTATTACCTGAACGAGCTGGGCGTGGCCATCGTGTACCCGAACGTGCGCGGTTCGACCGGCTACGGCAAGACGTTCCTCGCGAAAGACAACGGCACGCTGCGCGAAGACACCTACAAGGACATTGGCGCGCTGCTGGACTGGATCAAGCAGCAGCCCGGGCTCGACCCCGACAAGGTGATGATCACCGGCGGCAGTTACGGCGGACACATGACCTACGCCGTGGCGTACTACTACAGCGACCGCATCTGCTGCTCGCTGCCGGTGGTGGGCATCACCAGCCTGGTCACGCTACTGGAGCACACCGAGGCTTACCGCCGCGACCTGCGCCGAGTGGAGTACGGCGACGAGCGCGATCCGAAGATGCGCGAGTACCTGACGCGCATTGCGCCCATGAGCAACGCGCAGAAGATCCAGAAGCCGCTCTTCGCCGTGGTGGGCAAGAACGATCCGCGCGTGCCGTACAGCGAGAGCGTGCAGATCCTGGACAAGATCCGCGCCAACGGCGTGCCGGTGTGGTTCCTGCTCGCCAACGACGAGGGCCACGGCTACGCCAAGAAGAAGAACCGCGACTTCCAGTTCTACGCAACGATCATGTTCGTCCGGCGATTCCTGCTGGGCGAGCAGGCGGCGGACTGA
- a CDS encoding DUF1028 domain-containing protein: MLKRFIPLLALAVTAAAQTPVSTFSIVARDPATGQMGVAVASRYFSVGSVVPWAEANVGAAATQANVNVGYGRRALELLRQGLTAQKVVEQLLAEDKFDGKDGRQVAVVDAKGNIAAYTGPNAPTWAGDRQGKTWSAQGNILVGPQVPEAMGKAFDEAQGEFAEKLFAALKAGDAAGGDKRGRQSASMLIVCDKCGRNTNNDRYLYLNVDDNPDPLTELRRLLNVALLSNYQDRSFKLLTDKKYPEARDAAAMAVKYAPERPGPHLNLGLLNYLAGDKDAALTEFRRARELDPDFQKNWDAIVQVRPAFKPVMDDQEFLEKLFPPATK, translated from the coding sequence ATGTTGAAGCGATTTATCCCGCTGCTTGCGCTGGCCGTCACCGCCGCGGCCCAAACCCCCGTCTCCACCTTCTCCATCGTCGCCCGCGATCCCGCCACCGGCCAGATGGGCGTCGCCGTCGCCTCGCGCTACTTCTCGGTCGGTTCGGTCGTGCCCTGGGCCGAGGCGAACGTGGGCGCCGCCGCCACCCAGGCCAACGTCAACGTCGGCTACGGACGCCGCGCGCTCGAGTTGCTGCGGCAAGGCCTGACCGCGCAGAAAGTTGTGGAACAGCTGCTCGCCGAAGACAAGTTCGACGGCAAGGACGGCCGCCAGGTCGCCGTCGTCGACGCCAAGGGCAACATCGCCGCCTACACCGGTCCCAACGCGCCCACCTGGGCGGGCGACCGCCAGGGCAAGACATGGTCGGCGCAGGGCAACATTCTCGTCGGCCCGCAGGTGCCCGAGGCGATGGGCAAGGCCTTCGACGAGGCGCAAGGCGAATTCGCGGAAAAACTCTTCGCTGCCCTCAAAGCCGGCGACGCCGCGGGCGGCGACAAGCGCGGACGCCAATCGGCCTCGATGCTCATCGTCTGCGACAAGTGCGGCCGCAACACCAACAACGACCGCTACCTGTACCTCAACGTTGACGACAACCCCGACCCGCTTACCGAGCTGCGTCGCCTGCTCAACGTGGCCCTGCTTTCGAATTATCAAGACCGCTCGTTCAAGCTGCTCACCGACAAGAAATATCCGGAAGCGCGCGACGCCGCGGCCATGGCCGTGAAATACGCTCCCGAGCGCCCGGGGCCGCACTTGAATCTGGGGCTGCTGAATTATCTGGCGGGCGACAAGGACGCCGCCCTCACCGAATTCCGCCGCGCGCGTGAACTCGATCCTGACTTCCAGAAAAATTGGGACGCCATCGTGCAGGTGCGCCCGGCATTCAAGCCAGTCATGGACGATCAGGAATTTCTCGAGAAGCTGTTTCCACCAGCTACAAAATAA
- a CDS encoding rhodanese-like domain-containing protein, whose amino-acid sequence MQHSPRFLQIVNDAKKRVRQMNVDEVKARMDRGDKFVLVDVREESEYAKDHLPGAIHLGKGVIERDIEARVPDTGAHVVLYCGGGFRSALAADNLQKMGYSNVISMDGGIRGWREKGYPLTRE is encoded by the coding sequence GTGCAGCATTCCCCGCGTTTCCTACAGATTGTGAACGATGCCAAGAAGCGCGTCCGGCAGATGAACGTGGACGAGGTGAAGGCGCGCATGGACCGCGGCGATAAATTCGTTCTGGTGGACGTGCGCGAGGAGAGCGAGTACGCCAAGGACCATCTGCCCGGCGCGATCCATTTAGGCAAGGGCGTTATCGAGCGCGACATCGAAGCGCGCGTGCCCGACACGGGCGCCCATGTCGTGCTCTATTGTGGCGGCGGTTTTCGCTCGGCGCTGGCGGCCGACAATCTGCAAAAGATGGGCTACAGCAACGTGATTTCCATGGACGGCGGGATTCGTGGCTGGAGAGAGAAGGGTTACCCGCTGACGCGGGAGTAG
- a CDS encoding DoxX family membrane protein, whose amino-acid sequence MFPALARFTDCALLLLRLLIAAVFVSSGYNHLKDPEARAKSIEASKGLTIFLGAAELAGGLGVGLGVLIQLAAAGLILVMLGAIQKKIFVWKTGFWGKQGQGWHYDLMFVVMNLVIIATNGGQYVLWK is encoded by the coding sequence ATGTTCCCCGCATTGGCTCGCTTCACCGACTGCGCCCTGCTGCTGCTGCGGCTGCTGATCGCCGCAGTCTTCGTCAGCAGCGGCTACAACCACCTGAAAGATCCCGAGGCCCGCGCCAAAAGCATCGAGGCGAGCAAGGGCCTAACCATTTTCCTCGGCGCCGCCGAACTCGCCGGCGGACTCGGCGTCGGCCTCGGAGTGCTCATCCAGCTCGCCGCCGCCGGCCTCATCCTTGTGATGCTCGGCGCCATCCAGAAGAAGATCTTTGTCTGGAAAACCGGCTTCTGGGGCAAGCAGGGACAAGGCTGGCATTACGACCTCATGTTCGTGGTGATGAACCTGGTCATCATCGCGACCAACGGCGGCCAGTATGTACTCTGGAAGTAA
- a CDS encoding sulfite exporter TauE/SafE family protein, translating to MHPASAALLFAAAVLAGALNSVAGGGSFIAFPALIFTGIAPVSANATNTVALWPGTLASARAYREDFGGMTRALFITLIVVGVVGGVSGATILLRTRPQTFVRLIPWLLLVATAIFAFGGKLANALRARNNAARHAPVLPLPLVIVLQLAAAIYGGFFGAGIGILMLAILSLTGLENIHSMNAYKNLLVGAINGVAVVTFITARIVAWPEAVLMVAGSIVGGWAGARVVRRFDPAKVRVLVIVIACAMTAYFFWKTGV from the coding sequence ATGCATCCGGCGAGCGCAGCGCTCCTGTTCGCGGCGGCGGTGTTGGCGGGCGCGCTCAATTCGGTCGCCGGCGGCGGCAGCTTCATCGCCTTCCCTGCCCTCATCTTCACCGGCATCGCCCCGGTCAGCGCGAACGCTACCAACACGGTAGCCCTCTGGCCCGGCACTCTGGCCAGCGCGCGCGCTTATCGTGAGGACTTCGGCGGCATGACGCGCGCGTTGTTCATCACCCTGATCGTGGTCGGCGTGGTGGGTGGCGTTTCCGGCGCGACCATCCTGCTGCGCACGCGTCCGCAAACGTTCGTGCGCCTCATTCCTTGGCTGCTGCTTGTGGCAACGGCCATCTTTGCGTTTGGGGGAAAGCTGGCGAACGCGCTCCGCGCCCGCAACAACGCCGCACGCCACGCTCCCGTGCTGCCCCTGCCGCTGGTCATCGTGCTGCAACTCGCGGCGGCGATTTACGGCGGTTTCTTCGGCGCCGGCATCGGCATCCTGATGCTTGCCATTCTTTCCCTCACCGGACTGGAAAACATCCACAGCATGAACGCTTACAAGAACCTCTTGGTGGGCGCGATCAACGGCGTGGCGGTGGTCACGTTCATCACGGCGCGCATCGTGGCGTGGCCGGAGGCGGTGCTCATGGTCGCCGGCAGCATCGTGGGCGGATGGGCGGGCGCGCGCGTCGTGCGCCGCTTCGATCCGGCGAAAGTGCGCGTGCTGGTGATCGTGATCGCCTGCGCTATGACGGCGTATTTCTTCTGGAAAACAGGCGTGTAG
- the phoU gene encoding phosphate signaling complex protein PhoU, whose protein sequence is MTRTRFHQGLDELREKLLTMGGMAEQAVELATQAYRNRDLKTCKAVLTGEHAINAAEREIDELAIDLLAMQQPMAVDLRFITAVMKINADLERVGDQAVNVVERVMNLVKAPQVDLPVDIPRIASTAAGMVRRALESFIEGKAELAEAVLKMDDIVDRMNDEAYVVLVNRMTQAPQVIPQALDTLLISRNLERVADHATNIAEDVIFWVRGADVRHSFGDAQQQAAEKTPPRTT, encoded by the coding sequence ATGACGCGCACACGCTTTCACCAGGGCCTGGACGAGCTGCGTGAAAAGCTGCTGACCATGGGCGGCATGGCCGAACAGGCCGTGGAGCTGGCGACGCAGGCCTATCGCAATCGCGACCTGAAGACGTGCAAGGCAGTGCTTACCGGCGAGCACGCCATCAACGCCGCCGAACGCGAGATCGATGAACTGGCCATCGACCTGCTCGCGATGCAGCAGCCCATGGCCGTGGACCTGCGCTTCATCACCGCCGTGATGAAGATCAACGCTGACCTGGAGCGGGTGGGCGACCAGGCAGTGAACGTGGTCGAACGCGTGATGAACCTGGTGAAGGCGCCGCAGGTGGACCTGCCGGTGGACATTCCTCGGATCGCGTCCACCGCAGCGGGCATGGTCCGGCGCGCGCTGGAATCGTTCATCGAGGGCAAGGCCGAGCTGGCCGAGGCTGTGCTCAAGATGGACGACATCGTTGACCGCATGAACGACGAAGCCTATGTCGTGCTGGTAAACCGCATGACGCAGGCGCCGCAGGTGATTCCGCAGGCGCTCGACACGCTGCTCATCTCCCGCAACCTGGAGCGGGTGGCCGACCATGCGACAAACATCGCAGAAGATGTCATCTTCTGGGTGCGCGGCGCCGACGTGCGCCATAGCTTCGGCGACGCCCAGCAGCAGGCAGCCGAGAAAACGCCGCCGAGAACGACGTAA